A section of the Halichoerus grypus chromosome 11, mHalGry1.hap1.1, whole genome shotgun sequence genome encodes:
- the DDX25 gene encoding ATP-dependent RNA helicase DDX25 has product MASLLWGGDAGAAESERLNSHFSNLIHPWKNLQGIKSTTVPNIDGSISNTEEDDEEDVVDLAANSLLNKLIRQSLVESSHRVEVLQKDPSSPLYSVKTFEELRLKEELLKGIYAMGFNRPSKIQEMALPMMLAHPPQNLIAQSQSGTGKTAAFVLAMLSRVSTLELFPQCLCLAPTYELALQTGRVVEQMGKFCVDVQVMYAVRGNHIPRGTDVTKQIIIGTPGTVLDWCFKRKLIDLTKIRVFVLDEADVMIDTQGFSDQSIRIQRALPSECQMLLFSATFEESVWQFAERIIPDPNVIKLRKEELTLHNIRQYYVLCENRKEKYQALCNIYGGITIGQAIIFCQTRRNAKWLTVEMMQDGHQVSLLSGELTVDQRASIIQRFRDGKEKVLITTNVCARGIDVKQVTIVVNFDLPVNQAEEPDYETYLHRIGRTGRFGKKGLAFNMIEVDKLPLLMKIQDHFNSSIKQLNPEDMDEIEKIEY; this is encoded by the exons TTTTCAAACCTCATCCATCCCTGGAAGAACCTTCAGGGTATTAAGAGTACTACAGTCCCAAACATAG ATGGTTCTATTAGTAACACGGAAGAAGATGATGAAGAAGATGTAG tGGATTTGGCAGCTAATTCACTCTTAAACAAGTTAATCCGGCAGTCCTTAGTAGAATCCAGTCACCGAGTTGAAGTCTTACAAAAGGATCCCAGCTCTCCACTCTACTCAGTGAAAACATTTGAAGAGCTGCGGCT gaAGGAAGAATTATTAAAAGGGATCTATGCAATGGGATTTAACAGACCATCCAAAATCCAAGAGATGGCTCTCCCTATGATGCTGGCCCACCC ACCCCAGAACCTCATAGCCCAGAGCCAGTCTGGAACAGGAAAAACAGCTGCTTTTGTCTTGGCAATGCTAAGCAGAGTTAGTACCTTGGAATTGTTCCCACAG TGCCTCTGCCTAGCTCCTACTTACGAACTGGCTTTGCAAACTGGTCGTGTGGTCGAACAGATGGGAAAATTCTGTGTGGATGTTCAAGTGATGTACGCCGTTCGAGGGAATCACA TTCCCAGAGGCACCGACGTCACCAAACAGATTATAATTGGCACTCCTGGGACTGTCCTAGATTGGTGTTTCAAGCGAAAATTAATTGACTTGACTAAGATTCGTGTGTTTGTCCTGGATGAAGCAGACGTGATGATTGACACACAAGGATTCTCAGATCAAAGCATTCGTATTCAGAG AGCTTTACCTTCGGAGTGCCAGATGCTTCTCTTCTCAGCGACCTTCGAGGAGTCTGTGTGGCAGTTTGCGGAGCGAATCATTCCAGACCCTAACGTTATCAAGTTACGAAAGGAGGAGCTGACCCTGCACAACATCCGACAGTATTACGTGCTGTGTGAGAATAGGAAAGAGAAGTACCAAGCCCTGTGCAACATCTATGGCGGCATCACCATCGGGCAGGCCATCATCTTCTGCCAG ACTCGTCGAAATGCCAAGTGGTTGACTGTGGAGATGATGCAGGATGGCCACCAAGTGTCTTTGTTAAGCGGAGAGCTGACCGTGGATCAGCGAGCCTCCATCATTCAGAGGTTTCGGGATGGGAAAGAGAAAGTTCTTATAACAACCAATGTCTGTGCtcgag GGATCGATGTGAAGCAGGTCACAATTGTTGTGAACTTTGATCTCCCTGTAAACCAAGCTGAGGAGCCAGACTATGAGACCTACCTTCACCGCATAGGGCGGACAGGACGCTTTGGGAAAAAGGGCCTCGCCTTCAACATGATTGAAGTGGATAAGCTGCCCCTGCTTATGAAGATCCAGGATCACTTTA acAGCAGTATTAAGCAACTCAACCCTGAAGACATGGATGAAATTGAAAAGATTGAATACTGA